From a single Kitasatospora sp. NBC_00458 genomic region:
- a CDS encoding ABC transporter substrate-binding protein, translated as MPITGPRPLPLLAALTAGVLLLAGCSSGSGSGGPGAAQDGADDKPVQGGALTYATDVEPISFDIHVSQQDITGAVQRNVFDSLVHQDATGEFKPWLAASWEITPDLKSYTFHLRDGVKFTDGTPFDAEAVKANFDRIVAKETKSQYAASLLGPYTGTEVVDTRTVKVSFSEPFAPFLQAASTAYLGFYSPKTIKENGSKLGAGGPADVGTGPFVFSSYTKGQSAVFTRNPDYNWAPPSANHQGPAYLEKLTIRFLTEDSVRVGALNSGQVQVAEPIPPADVKTVQGDPKLRTIATDAPGANYGLVLNTSKAPLDDPLVRKAVQRGIDLDTDVQSVYFGVYKRAWSPVGPSTPYYNKALEKSWPYDQAAANKALDDAGWTARDGEGYRTKDGKRLTLEWPLPPAEFVREQRETLGQAIQADLKKIGVEITRPRLDIGTFIANTYGGKEHIADYSWARFDPDVLRLYFHSSSKPSTGGQNATFYQDAQLDEWTTTGKGTFDKAVRQDVYGKTQQRAIDLGLIVPLYVRTAVVGTSAKVRGLTADPNTWLAFHDAWLAK; from the coding sequence ATGCCCATCACCGGGCCCCGGCCCCTTCCGCTGCTCGCCGCCCTCACTGCCGGGGTGCTGCTTCTGGCCGGCTGCAGCTCAGGCTCCGGATCCGGAGGTCCGGGAGCGGCCCAGGACGGCGCCGACGACAAGCCGGTCCAGGGCGGGGCACTGACCTACGCCACCGACGTCGAGCCGATCTCCTTCGACATCCACGTCAGCCAGCAGGACATCACCGGAGCCGTCCAGCGCAACGTCTTCGACTCGCTCGTCCACCAGGACGCGACGGGCGAGTTCAAGCCCTGGCTGGCGGCCTCCTGGGAGATCACGCCGGACCTCAAGAGCTACACCTTCCACCTGCGCGACGGCGTCAAGTTCACCGACGGCACGCCGTTCGACGCGGAGGCGGTGAAGGCCAACTTCGACCGGATCGTCGCCAAGGAGACCAAGTCGCAGTACGCGGCGAGCCTGCTCGGCCCGTACACCGGCACCGAGGTGGTCGACACGCGGACGGTCAAGGTCTCCTTCAGCGAGCCGTTCGCCCCGTTCCTCCAGGCCGCGAGCACCGCCTACCTGGGCTTCTACTCGCCGAAGACGATCAAGGAGAACGGTTCCAAGCTGGGCGCCGGCGGCCCCGCCGACGTCGGCACCGGCCCGTTCGTGTTCAGCAGCTACACCAAGGGCCAGAGCGCCGTCTTCACCCGCAACCCCGACTACAACTGGGCGCCGCCGAGCGCCAACCACCAGGGCCCGGCCTACCTGGAGAAGCTCACCATCCGCTTCCTCACCGAGGACTCGGTCCGGGTCGGCGCGCTCAACAGCGGCCAGGTCCAGGTGGCCGAGCCGATCCCGCCGGCCGACGTCAAGACCGTGCAGGGCGACCCGAAGCTGCGCACCATCGCCACCGACGCGCCCGGCGCCAACTACGGGCTGGTCCTCAACACCAGCAAGGCCCCGCTGGACGACCCGCTGGTCCGCAAGGCGGTCCAGCGCGGCATCGACCTCGACACCGACGTCCAGTCCGTCTACTTCGGCGTCTACAAGCGCGCCTGGAGCCCGGTCGGACCGAGCACCCCGTACTACAACAAGGCGCTGGAGAAGTCCTGGCCGTACGACCAGGCGGCGGCCAACAAGGCGCTGGACGACGCGGGTTGGACGGCCCGCGACGGTGAGGGCTACCGCACCAAGGACGGCAAGCGACTGACCCTGGAGTGGCCGCTGCCGCCCGCCGAGTTCGTCCGCGAGCAGCGCGAGACGCTCGGCCAGGCGATCCAGGCCGACCTCAAGAAGATCGGCGTCGAGATCACCCGTCCCCGCCTGGACATCGGCACCTTCATCGCCAACACCTACGGCGGCAAGGAGCACATCGCCGACTACAGCTGGGCCCGGTTCGACCCGGACGTGCTGCGGCTCTACTTCCACAGCTCCAGCAAGCCGTCCACCGGCGGCCAGAACGCCACGTTCTACCAGGACGCCCAGCTCGACGAGTGGACCACGACCGGCAAGGGGACGTTCGACAAGGCCGTCCGCCAGGACGTCTACGGCAAGACCCAGCAGCGCGCCATCGACCTCGGCCTGATCGTCCCGCTGTACGTGCGCACCGCCGTGGTCGGCACCTCCGCCAAGGTCCGCGGTCTGACGGCCGACCCCAACACCTGGCTGGCGTTCCACGACGCCTGGCTCGCCAAGTGA
- a CDS encoding nuclear transport factor 2 family protein, translating to MTAPELSTADAEQLRQLLARFSHAFDNADAEALAGVFAEDGVIELARTGAVFTGLEKIRVFARDLGQDHPDHQTLDSVFGVDEDGTVRGRSRYLAILPDGSVHNGDYFDVYTRTPDGWRIAHRRSVPRYPRRHHHDA from the coding sequence ATGACCGCCCCCGAACTCTCCACGGCCGACGCCGAACAGCTGCGCCAGCTGCTCGCCCGCTTCTCGCACGCCTTCGACAACGCGGACGCCGAGGCGCTGGCCGGGGTGTTCGCCGAGGACGGCGTGATCGAACTCGCCCGCACCGGAGCGGTGTTCACCGGCCTGGAGAAGATCCGGGTGTTCGCCCGGGACCTGGGGCAGGACCACCCGGACCACCAGACCCTGGACTCGGTGTTCGGCGTCGACGAGGACGGCACCGTCCGGGGCCGCAGCCGCTACCTGGCGATCCTGCCCGACGGCTCGGTCCACAACGGCGACTACTTCGACGTGTACACCCGCACCCCGGACGGCTGGCGGATCGCCCACCGCCGCTCCGTCCCCCGCTACCCGCGCCGCCACCACCACGACGCCTGA
- a CDS encoding ester cyclase, with protein sequence MSIEANKAVVERYYHELVSEQRVELLEELVAEDAADETRVGPGGSGTREDFREHLRWLWENVRDVKAVVEDLVAEGDRVIAFWRIEGVHVGPVFGVPATGRSFVGHSISWLTVRDGKVVRYNVLPDRLGIVQQLAPATV encoded by the coding sequence ATGAGCATCGAGGCGAACAAGGCCGTGGTCGAGCGCTACTACCACGAGCTGGTCAGCGAGCAGCGGGTCGAGCTGCTGGAGGAGCTGGTCGCCGAGGACGCCGCCGACGAGACCCGGGTCGGACCGGGCGGCAGCGGCACCCGCGAGGACTTCCGTGAGCACCTGCGCTGGCTCTGGGAGAACGTCCGCGACGTCAAGGCCGTCGTCGAGGACCTGGTGGCCGAGGGCGACCGGGTGATCGCCTTCTGGCGGATCGAGGGCGTGCACGTGGGCCCGGTCTTCGGTGTCCCGGCCACCGGGCGCTCGTTCGTCGGCCACAGCATCAGCTGGCTGACCGTCCGGGACGGCAAGGTGGTCCGCTACAACGTGCTGCCCGACCGCCTGGGCATCGTGCAGCAGCTGGCTCCCGCCACCGTCTGA
- a CDS encoding SDR family NAD(P)-dependent oxidoreductase → MTEPVVLVTGAASGIGEATVRLFVERGHRVVAVDVDKAGLEALAELDGVATLAGDVSAEETNVAAVALAQERWGRLDAAVLNAGTGGGGPLEAPGAVERFDRLFAVNVRSVVLGIRAAVPALREAGGGAIVATSSVSGLRGDPGTWAYNATKAAVINLVRGTAIDYAAEGIRINAIAPGGTVTGLTAGQVADPEFSAFITRRIPAQRWAEAREQAEVVWFLTSPAASYVTGVTVPVDGGLSANGGILLPPPARGR, encoded by the coding sequence ATGACGGAGCCGGTAGTGCTGGTCACCGGGGCAGCGTCGGGGATCGGCGAGGCGACGGTCCGGTTGTTCGTGGAGCGCGGGCACCGCGTGGTCGCGGTGGACGTCGACAAGGCGGGACTGGAGGCGCTGGCCGAGCTGGACGGCGTGGCGACGCTGGCGGGTGACGTGTCCGCGGAGGAGACCAACGTCGCGGCGGTCGCCCTCGCCCAGGAGCGGTGGGGACGGCTGGACGCGGCGGTGCTGAACGCCGGTACCGGCGGCGGCGGTCCGCTGGAGGCGCCGGGCGCGGTCGAGCGGTTCGACCGGCTCTTCGCCGTCAACGTGCGCAGCGTGGTGCTGGGCATCCGGGCGGCGGTGCCGGCGCTGCGGGAGGCCGGGGGAGGGGCGATCGTGGCCACCTCCTCGGTCTCCGGCCTGCGCGGCGACCCGGGTACCTGGGCGTACAACGCGACCAAGGCGGCCGTGATCAACCTGGTCCGGGGCACGGCCATCGACTACGCCGCCGAGGGCATCCGGATCAACGCGATCGCGCCCGGCGGCACCGTCACCGGGCTGACCGCGGGGCAGGTCGCCGACCCGGAGTTCTCGGCGTTCATCACCCGCCGCATCCCCGCCCAGCGGTGGGCCGAGGCGCGCGAACAGGCCGAGGTGGTCTGGTTCCTGACCTCCCCGGCGGCCTCCTACGTCACCGGGGTGACCGTCCCGGTCGACGGGGGCCTGAGCGCCAACGGCGGCATCCTGCTGCCCCCGCCGGCCCGGGGCCGCTGA
- a CDS encoding alpha/beta fold hydrolase: MDDPRHPLSTLYRRLAAQGSFPEASALIGVASHLRSRFGTEERAEHALKPIRLAGGDGEVAVVAFPALSAISGPHEYARLGHAFQGERDVFVVPSPGWDPSDRLPDDIDTYLAMHTETVLELVGEDRPFVIIGRSMGGCVAQAVTERLEARGRAVAGLVLVDSYPMDSAAREGMGEWWLHSMLGGMIDRIELYDMIWSDSSLTSMGGYNNVFAGWEPSPVTAPILALRADTPLRGMVVDATEREDWRAYWPVPHEVLDIPGDHFTVLEQHTPTTADAVRGWIDRIEQG; the protein is encoded by the coding sequence GTGGACGACCCGCGCCACCCGCTCTCGACGCTCTACCGGCGGCTGGCCGCGCAGGGGAGCTTCCCCGAGGCGTCCGCGCTGATCGGCGTCGCCTCCCACCTGCGGTCCCGGTTCGGCACGGAGGAGCGGGCCGAGCACGCCCTCAAGCCGATCCGGCTCGCCGGCGGGGACGGCGAGGTGGCCGTCGTGGCGTTCCCGGCGCTGAGTGCGATCTCCGGGCCGCACGAGTACGCCCGGCTGGGCCACGCCTTCCAGGGCGAGCGCGACGTCTTCGTGGTGCCGTCCCCGGGCTGGGACCCGTCCGACCGCCTGCCCGACGACATCGACACCTACCTCGCCATGCACACCGAGACCGTGCTCGAACTGGTCGGCGAGGATCGCCCGTTCGTCATCATCGGCCGTTCGATGGGCGGCTGCGTCGCGCAGGCCGTCACCGAGCGGCTGGAGGCGCGCGGACGGGCGGTCGCCGGACTGGTCCTGGTGGACTCGTACCCGATGGACAGCGCGGCCCGCGAGGGCATGGGCGAGTGGTGGCTGCACTCGATGCTCGGCGGCATGATCGACCGGATCGAGCTGTACGACATGATCTGGAGCGACTCCAGCCTCACCTCGATGGGCGGGTACAACAACGTCTTCGCCGGCTGGGAGCCCAGCCCGGTCACCGCGCCGATCCTCGCGCTGCGCGCCGACACCCCGTTGCGCGGCATGGTCGTCGACGCGACCGAGCGCGAGGACTGGCGGGCCTACTGGCCGGTGCCGCACGAGGTGCTGGACATCCCGGGCGACCACTTCACCGTGCTGGAGCAGCACACCCCGACGACGGCGGACGCCGTCCGCGGGTGGATCGACCGCATCGAGCAGGGCTGA